A region of Chitinophaga flava DNA encodes the following proteins:
- a CDS encoding S8 family peptidase, whose amino-acid sequence MKLFSREVAVLACVALMTAFTTRTVAQSKTPVPRNWQLLSYDTDSVYGTATEKAYKEILKGRKSTPVIVAVIDSGIDTTHEDLKGLLWTNPGEIPGNGKDDDGNGYVDDIHGWNFLGGKDGSSLKEDSDEATREYYRYKNKYGNNPDSVLDPKSKEYATWQNLKQKIEKPSSQTKLQYKTMAKLQENVNKCENILKTYLNKDDFTVAQLDSIQTTNQDVLLARNFMTRLLKSTGDEPTSFSEFKMEFEGYMSELKRKAESTDVPPNQNREKIVGDNFEDIRDTKYGNNDVMGKFAFHGTHVSGIIGALRHNGVGMDGVADNVRIMAIKAVPDGDERDKDVALAIRYAVDNGAQIINMSFGKPYSPHKDWVDDAVKYAEKKGVLLVHAAGNDGSNNDSVPNYPNPEFADGTRANNYITVGAISHGLSPDKVAPFSNYGKKNVDVFAPGVQIYSTVPGGNKYGSASGTSMAAPVVAGVAALVLSYYPDLSARQLKYILEKSATPLPDGTTEVNKPGTQDEKIAFSELSVSGGIVNAYEALKLAGTIKGENVKKKLKAKLKPVKKM is encoded by the coding sequence ATGAAATTGTTTAGTCGAGAGGTTGCAGTCTTGGCATGTGTTGCATTGATGACTGCTTTTACTACCAGAACAGTTGCCCAGAGTAAAACCCCGGTACCCAGAAACTGGCAGTTGCTGAGTTATGATACTGACAGCGTTTATGGTACTGCCACCGAAAAAGCCTACAAGGAGATACTGAAAGGACGAAAAAGCACCCCTGTAATAGTGGCTGTAATTGACTCCGGCATCGATACCACCCATGAAGACCTGAAAGGCCTGTTATGGACTAATCCCGGCGAAATCCCCGGCAACGGTAAAGACGACGATGGTAATGGTTATGTGGATGATATTCATGGCTGGAACTTCCTTGGCGGCAAGGATGGAAGCAGCCTCAAGGAAGACTCTGACGAAGCCACCCGCGAATATTACCGCTACAAAAACAAATACGGCAACAACCCGGATTCTGTACTGGATCCCAAGTCCAAAGAATACGCCACCTGGCAAAATCTGAAGCAGAAAATCGAGAAACCAAGCTCTCAGACCAAGCTTCAGTATAAAACCATGGCCAAACTCCAGGAGAACGTCAACAAATGCGAAAACATCCTGAAAACATACCTGAACAAGGATGATTTTACCGTAGCTCAACTGGACAGTATCCAAACCACTAACCAGGATGTGTTACTGGCCCGTAATTTCATGACACGCCTGCTGAAAAGTACCGGCGACGAGCCTACCTCTTTCAGTGAGTTTAAAATGGAATTTGAGGGATATATGAGCGAACTGAAAAGGAAGGCAGAAAGCACAGATGTACCCCCCAACCAGAACCGTGAAAAGATTGTGGGCGACAACTTCGAAGATATCCGCGATACCAAATACGGCAATAACGATGTGATGGGCAAATTCGCCTTCCACGGTACCCACGTAAGCGGTATCATCGGCGCCCTCCGTCACAATGGAGTAGGTATGGATGGTGTGGCTGACAACGTTCGCATCATGGCCATCAAAGCGGTACCCGACGGAGATGAAAGAGACAAGGACGTAGCCCTGGCTATCCGCTATGCAGTGGATAACGGTGCTCAGATCATCAACATGAGCTTTGGCAAACCTTACTCTCCGCATAAAGACTGGGTAGATGATGCAGTGAAATACGCTGAGAAAAAAGGCGTATTGCTCGTACATGCCGCCGGCAATGATGGCAGCAACAACGATTCCGTTCCCAACTACCCTAATCCGGAATTTGCAGATGGTACCCGCGCCAACAACTACATCACAGTGGGCGCCATCAGCCATGGGCTTTCTCCTGATAAAGTAGCCCCCTTCTCCAACTACGGTAAAAAGAACGTGGATGTCTTCGCGCCAGGTGTACAGATCTACTCTACCGTTCCTGGTGGTAACAAGTACGGCAGCGCCAGCGGCACTAGTATGGCAGCTCCGGTAGTAGCCGGTGTAGCCGCTCTGGTACTCTCCTACTACCCCGATCTGAGCGCACGGCAGCTGAAATATATCCTGGAAAAAAGCGCCACTCCTTTACCCGATGGTACTACAGAAGTCAACAAGCCTGGTACTCAGGACGAGAAAATCGCTTTTTCAGAACTGTCTGTAAGCGGTGGTATCGTTAATGCTTATGAAGCATTGAAGCTGGCGGGCACCATTAAAGGTGAAAACGTGAAGAAAAAGCTTAAAGCCAAGCTGAAACCGGTGAAAAAAATGTAA
- a CDS encoding PhzF family phenazine biosynthesis protein: MKQLDYYVLDVFTDQKYKGNQLSVVCIDHELDMDQYYDISREFGYSETSFVHYSKEEKVFKVRSFTPAKFEVAGAGHNLLGAVCLALIKKWDVFSHQGDLPWVKVKDIPVALRITEKNGLPYVGMKQKPAVMVGAVPDDIISEAIGLNSADLVLNGWPVQIVKTEVAHLMLPVCNATVLERAVVNKRLLKAVSQKFGFEGCYLFTTNDLENGMAAESRFFNPGIGIDEDPATGTAAGPLAGYLQKLGYIEKNKDYLFLQGKFVEQPSTISVSVEEDGIWVSGSSTVVMEGKLFL; this comes from the coding sequence ATGAAACAGCTTGATTATTACGTATTAGATGTATTTACTGACCAGAAATACAAAGGCAACCAGCTTTCAGTAGTTTGCATAGACCATGAACTTGATATGGATCAGTACTATGACATATCAAGGGAGTTTGGATACTCGGAAACATCTTTCGTGCATTATTCTAAAGAAGAAAAGGTATTCAAAGTACGATCTTTCACCCCCGCTAAATTTGAGGTGGCTGGCGCCGGACATAATCTGTTAGGAGCAGTTTGTCTGGCACTGATAAAAAAATGGGACGTTTTCAGCCATCAGGGCGACCTGCCATGGGTGAAGGTAAAAGATATACCCGTAGCGCTACGAATAACAGAGAAGAACGGATTGCCTTATGTTGGCATGAAGCAAAAACCTGCTGTCATGGTAGGAGCAGTGCCGGATGATATCATTTCGGAAGCGATTGGATTAAATAGTGCAGATCTTGTATTGAATGGCTGGCCAGTACAAATTGTTAAAACTGAAGTGGCGCATCTCATGCTACCAGTTTGCAATGCAACAGTGCTTGAAAGGGCTGTCGTTAATAAACGACTTCTAAAAGCAGTATCACAAAAATTCGGTTTCGAGGGTTGTTATCTATTTACTACCAATGACCTGGAGAACGGTATGGCAGCGGAATCAAGGTTTTTTAACCCCGGCATAGGAATAGATGAGGACCCTGCCACCGGCACAGCTGCCGGACCGCTTGCTGGCTATCTTCAAAAGCTGGGCTATATTGAAAAAAATAAGGACTATCTTTTTTTGCAGGGTAAATTTGTAGAACAGCCATCAACTATATCTGTATCTGTTGAGGAAGATGGAATATGGGTGAGTGGATCATCAACAGTAGTAATGGAAGGAAAACTCTTTTTATAA
- a CDS encoding winged helix-turn-helix transcriptional regulator: MKRPDKQNVTCEQELAAIRDSLEVLGGKWKLRIMRHLNNHVHEVNTFKKIQREIEGISAKMLTKELQDLEINLLITRTVRDTKPVSVSYAITSYGLSVFTVNDSLVDWGLKHRQKIK; the protein is encoded by the coding sequence ATGAAACGGCCTGATAAACAAAATGTGACCTGTGAACAAGAGCTGGCGGCTATTCGCGATAGCTTGGAAGTCCTGGGGGGTAAATGGAAGTTAAGGATCATGCGCCATCTCAACAACCATGTTCATGAAGTCAACACCTTCAAAAAAATTCAACGGGAAATAGAAGGTATCTCCGCAAAAATGCTAACAAAAGAATTGCAGGATCTTGAGATTAACCTGCTCATTACCCGGACAGTTAGAGATACCAAACCAGTAAGTGTAAGTTATGCCATCACTTCCTACGGACTAAGTGTTTTTACAGTAAACGACAGCCTGGTAGACTGGGGATTAAAACACCGGCAAAAAATCAAGTAA
- a CDS encoding DUF4870 domain-containing protein encodes MTQRDERNWGTFVHLGGIVGSVIYNAAGNIILVLILWLIKRDQSKFVDDQGKEAINFQITISLLGVLISVLGGIFDGLWSLGNLILQARGDMFHSGWSWYKLHGILWVVNVIFSIIAAVKANEGVSYKYPFSLRLVK; translated from the coding sequence ATGACGCAACGAGACGAACGTAACTGGGGCACCTTTGTACACCTGGGTGGTATTGTGGGCTCAGTTATCTATAATGCTGCCGGAAATATCATTCTTGTACTGATATTATGGCTCATCAAACGTGATCAGTCCAAATTTGTGGATGATCAAGGTAAAGAAGCCATCAATTTTCAGATAACCATCAGTTTGCTGGGAGTGCTGATTAGTGTACTGGGTGGTATTTTCGACGGATTATGGTCACTGGGTAATCTGATCCTCCAGGCCCGTGGGGATATGTTCCATTCAGGCTGGAGCTGGTATAAACTTCACGGCATCTTATGGGTGGTGAATGTTATCTTCAGTATTATAGCCGCGGTGAAAGCCAATGAAGGTGTTTCCTATAAATATCCGTTTTCACTGAGACTGGTAAAATAA
- a CDS encoding Smr/MutS family protein produces MKYQTGDKILLLSSKEEGTVVDIVNDNMVMIEVKGTTFPVYLDQIDFPYFHRFTQQKLVKEKPKLIPGDEIKVDRSKYEVFKTDKGMFLSILPVYQFDGYDETVKLMKFHLFNDTPYAMRFYFQIWLNNQMDLEIKNEIQPYNHFYLSDLIFESLNDNPRFEFTFFLKEPQPKLAASVKKTWKIKPKQMFTQLEELRTKAEATLTYTLFDKFPDKEPEPPAPVEAPVSKKKPVASIGSGNFASLLSKIQLQPETTLEPKQEVDLHIEALEKNWKGLSNIAILAIQLNAFQRYLDLAISHHQHNMIVIHGVGKGKLKDEIHQILRQTPEVASFVNQYHGKYGYGATEITFR; encoded by the coding sequence ATGAAATACCAAACAGGAGACAAGATATTATTGTTGAGCTCAAAAGAAGAAGGTACAGTAGTCGATATTGTCAATGACAATATGGTGATGATTGAAGTGAAAGGCACTACTTTCCCGGTGTATCTGGACCAGATAGATTTTCCTTACTTCCATCGTTTTACTCAGCAAAAACTGGTGAAGGAAAAACCGAAGCTGATCCCGGGAGATGAAATCAAGGTCGACAGAAGCAAATACGAAGTATTCAAGACAGATAAGGGCATGTTCCTGTCTATCTTGCCGGTATACCAGTTCGATGGCTATGATGAAACCGTGAAGCTGATGAAGTTCCACCTTTTCAATGATACGCCGTATGCCATGCGCTTTTATTTCCAGATCTGGCTCAACAACCAGATGGACCTGGAGATAAAGAATGAAATACAGCCGTACAATCACTTCTATTTGTCAGATCTGATTTTCGAATCGCTGAATGATAATCCGCGATTTGAGTTTACTTTCTTTTTGAAAGAGCCACAGCCCAAACTGGCTGCTTCCGTGAAAAAAACCTGGAAGATCAAGCCTAAACAGATGTTTACGCAACTGGAAGAACTGCGTACCAAGGCAGAAGCCACGCTTACCTATACGCTGTTTGACAAGTTTCCGGACAAAGAGCCAGAACCACCAGCTCCGGTAGAAGCGCCTGTTAGCAAAAAGAAACCGGTTGCCAGCATCGGATCCGGCAACTTCGCCAGTCTGCTCAGTAAAATACAATTACAGCCGGAAACAACGCTGGAGCCAAAACAGGAAGTAGACCTGCATATTGAAGCCCTCGAAAAAAACTGGAAAGGGCTGAGCAATATTGCCATCCTGGCTATCCAGCTCAACGCTTTCCAGCGTTACCTGGACCTGGCTATCAGCCACCATCAGCATAACATGATCGTTATTCATGGTGTAGGTAAAGGCAAGCTGAAAGATGAGATCCACCAGATTCTCCGTCAGACGCCGGAAGTAGCTTCTTTCGTGAACCAGTACCACGGCAAATATGGTTATGGCGCTACAGAAATAACCTTCAGATAA
- a CDS encoding DoxX family protein, whose translation MNMLQRVVRWGETHYPLWLNVVRIMLGLFLMWVGVLFVMNRDALDTLIKQSPALVTFAFFVAHYIVFVHTVGGLFIAMGLETRFCALLNIPILLGAVLFVHSSTGLFQVYPVLGLSLLVLILLIVFAIAGSGRISVDEFMRRHPERHRKHTYIDF comes from the coding sequence ATGAACATGCTACAAAGAGTTGTGAGATGGGGTGAAACACATTACCCCTTATGGTTGAACGTAGTACGTATCATGCTGGGCCTGTTCCTCATGTGGGTGGGCGTATTATTTGTCATGAACAGAGATGCGCTGGACACCCTGATCAAACAAAGCCCTGCATTGGTCACTTTCGCCTTCTTCGTTGCACACTACATTGTTTTTGTGCATACAGTAGGCGGACTGTTCATAGCCATGGGCCTGGAAACCAGGTTTTGTGCACTGCTAAACATCCCGATCCTGCTGGGTGCAGTACTGTTCGTACATTCAAGTACGGGCTTGTTCCAGGTGTATCCGGTATTAGGGCTGTCTTTGCTGGTGTTGATCCTGCTGATCGTTTTTGCCATTGCCGGCAGCGGGCGGATCTCTGTGGATGAGTTTATGCGGCGGCACCCGGAAAGGCACCGTAAGCATACATACATCGACTTCTAA
- a CDS encoding amino acid permease — protein sequence MSNSLFRKKSLSTIIKDANEGMTDGIETGAGMNKVLKVKDLTAMGIAAVIGAGIFSTIGEASYHGGPGVSLLFVITAITCGFSALCYAEFASRVPVSGSAYTYSYVTFGELAAWVIGWALILEYAIGNIAVAISWSGYFNNLLHGIGLGLPDWLSSNYDSATQATINAAPHIFGIPFIVNLPAFMIVVLITYLAYVGIRESKKSANFMVGLKILVILFVIVLGFFYVNTANWQPFMPNGFSGVLKGVSAVFFAYIGFDAVSTTAEECANPQRDLPKGMIYSLIICTVLYVLISFVLTGMVPYYKLKVEDPLAFVFNEVNLRGIGYIISVSAVVATTSVLLVFQIGQPRIWMSMSRDGLLPKKFSKIHPRFKTPSFATIITGIIVGVPALFLNLTIVTDLTSIGTLFAFILVCGGVLMLPPQEKTAEKRFRLPYINGQIIVPAIVVVLIVLFRGEIARKLSFAGGWEVWKHNIPFFFFTIVTILITWFSMVRKLSLIPVLGLLSCFYLMTEIALKNWIVFSIWLVIGLSIYFLYSYRNSKLR from the coding sequence ATGTCTAACTCGCTGTTTCGAAAAAAGTCCCTGTCCACGATTATTAAAGATGCCAATGAAGGAATGACTGATGGTATCGAAACAGGAGCGGGCATGAATAAAGTGCTGAAAGTTAAAGACCTGACAGCCATGGGAATTGCAGCAGTCATTGGTGCAGGTATCTTCTCTACCATCGGGGAAGCCTCTTATCATGGTGGTCCCGGCGTGTCACTGCTTTTTGTGATTACTGCTATCACCTGCGGCTTTTCTGCACTTTGTTATGCTGAATTTGCCTCCCGCGTACCAGTATCTGGTAGTGCTTATACTTATTCATATGTGACTTTCGGGGAACTGGCAGCCTGGGTGATAGGATGGGCCCTGATCCTGGAATATGCGATTGGTAATATCGCCGTGGCCATCTCCTGGAGCGGTTATTTCAACAATCTTCTACACGGTATTGGTCTTGGCCTCCCAGACTGGTTATCCAGTAATTACGACAGTGCTACACAGGCTACCATAAATGCGGCTCCGCATATTTTTGGGATACCTTTTATTGTCAATCTGCCGGCATTTATGATCGTAGTGCTGATTACCTATCTCGCTTATGTAGGTATCCGGGAAAGTAAAAAGAGTGCCAACTTTATGGTGGGCCTCAAGATCCTGGTTATCCTCTTTGTGATCGTGCTGGGCTTCTTTTATGTGAATACAGCCAACTGGCAGCCTTTTATGCCGAATGGTTTCTCCGGGGTGTTAAAAGGTGTGTCTGCGGTATTTTTTGCCTATATCGGTTTTGATGCAGTCAGTACTACTGCAGAAGAATGTGCCAATCCGCAGCGCGATCTGCCTAAAGGCATGATCTATTCGCTGATAATCTGCACCGTCCTGTATGTACTCATTTCTTTTGTGCTTACTGGCATGGTACCTTACTATAAGCTGAAAGTAGAAGATCCGCTGGCTTTTGTTTTTAATGAAGTGAACCTGCGTGGTATTGGTTACATTATCTCTGTCAGTGCAGTAGTGGCTACGACCAGCGTATTGCTGGTATTCCAGATCGGGCAGCCCCGTATCTGGATGAGCATGAGTCGCGATGGTCTGTTACCTAAAAAATTCAGTAAAATACATCCGCGTTTTAAAACGCCTTCTTTCGCCACCATCATTACCGGTATCATCGTAGGTGTTCCGGCCTTGTTCCTCAACCTGACCATCGTGACAGACCTCACCAGCATCGGGACTTTGTTCGCCTTCATCCTGGTATGCGGTGGAGTGCTTATGCTGCCACCACAGGAGAAAACGGCCGAAAAACGCTTCCGTCTGCCTTATATCAACGGACAAATCATTGTACCGGCGATAGTGGTAGTGCTGATCGTGCTTTTCCGTGGTGAAATTGCCAGGAAGCTGTCTTTCGCTGGTGGCTGGGAGGTATGGAAACATAATATACCTTTCTTTTTCTTCACCATCGTGACCATCCTGATCACATGGTTTTCCATGGTACGCAAACTCTCGCTGATACCAGTGCTCGGCCTCCTCAGCTGTTTTTACCTGATGACGGAAATTGCACTCAAAAACTGGATCGTATTTTCGATCTGGCTGGTCATCGGACTCAGCATTTACTTCCTGTACAGCTATCGTAACAGTAAGCTACGATAG
- a CDS encoding polyprenyl synthetase family protein — MHSFKELIAQFSQQFDQWHFPGEPKHLYNAASHILGIGGKRIRPVLCLMGNELFEDLHQDAFHVGNAVELFHNFTLIHDDIMDKAPIRRGQPTVHMVYGDTAAILAGDVMLINVYEHLNKVQARYKQKIISVFNKAAIEVCEGQQIDMDFEKMEPEQVQYDDYVRMIGLKTSVLLAASLQLGAIIGGGSEGNQDHIYSFGKNIGIAFQIQDDFLDAFGDPDKFGKQQGGDILVNKKTFLLLKALELCNAAQRAELKKLMETSPDDKVSRVLDLFRTCKVDEWAEKEKERFQQKAFASLEDIAVLSARKKPLMELADFLLNRQQ; from the coding sequence ATGCATTCATTTAAAGAGTTAATAGCACAGTTCAGCCAGCAGTTTGATCAATGGCATTTCCCGGGAGAACCAAAACATTTGTACAATGCAGCGTCCCACATTCTGGGCATCGGCGGAAAAAGAATACGCCCTGTATTGTGCCTGATGGGAAATGAACTGTTTGAAGACCTGCACCAGGATGCTTTTCATGTAGGTAATGCGGTAGAGCTGTTCCATAACTTTACTCTCATCCACGATGATATCATGGATAAGGCGCCCATCAGGCGTGGCCAGCCTACCGTACATATGGTTTACGGTGATACAGCAGCCATCCTGGCCGGTGACGTGATGTTGATCAATGTTTATGAACATCTCAACAAAGTACAGGCCCGCTACAAACAAAAAATCATTTCCGTGTTTAATAAAGCTGCCATCGAAGTATGCGAAGGTCAGCAGATAGACATGGATTTTGAAAAAATGGAACCGGAGCAGGTGCAATACGATGATTATGTACGGATGATAGGTCTGAAAACCTCTGTGCTCCTGGCTGCCAGCCTTCAGCTGGGCGCCATCATCGGTGGTGGTAGTGAAGGAAATCAGGACCATATCTATTCATTCGGTAAAAATATCGGTATCGCTTTCCAGATCCAGGACGATTTCCTGGATGCATTCGGTGATCCCGACAAATTCGGAAAACAACAGGGTGGCGATATTCTGGTCAACAAAAAAACTTTTCTGCTGCTGAAAGCCCTCGAGCTGTGTAATGCAGCCCAGCGCGCAGAACTGAAAAAGCTGATGGAAACATCTCCCGACGATAAGGTAAGCCGTGTACTGGACCTCTTCCGCACCTGTAAAGTGGATGAATGGGCCGAAAAAGAAAAGGAACGTTTTCAGCAAAAAGCCTTCGCCAGTCTGGAAGATATCGCTGTACTGTCGGCCCGTAAAAAACCATTGATGGAGTTGGCCGACTTCCTTTTAAACCGTCAGCAATAA
- the rnr gene encoding ribonuclease R: protein MSKKKKDKKHHPVQKKTFKGVVELTRSGMAFVIVPGLAKDIMVKQKNLQTALDKDEVLVDVIKQGRGDGRQEGIITDVLKRNKTEFTGTLQVSKSFGFLITEKGMFMPDIYIPANSLKNGKSGDKAVVKIVAWGEKSRKPVGEVIEILDASDTNDLAMKEILIEAGFPLSFPSEVMTELAALKEEITETEVRKRKDCRNILTFTIDPIDAKDFDDAISIRLLKNGLYEIGVHIADVSHYVIPGTELDKEADKRATSVYLPDRVLPMLPEKISNELCSLRPHEDKLTFSAIFQMNEKGEVKQHWIGRTIIHSNHRFTYEDAQEIIEKKEGPYEKEVLLLNKIAQKLRQERFTRGAINFSSQEVRFKLDEKGKPIGIVIKESKEAHQLIEEFMLLANRTIAGYVSKIRINKQPVPFPYRVHDTPDTDKLKVFTSFAGKFGYKFDTSSPESIARSFNKMLQLVQGKPEQHVLETLGIRTMAKAIYTVENIGHYGLGFEDYCHFTSPIRRYPDVLVHRVVAECLAGDIRPDKQMEKKCKHDSEMERKAMEAERAANKYKQVEYMQQYIGHTFEGVISGVAHFGFWVETVDTKCEGLVSVHNLNRKEEYVFNEAEYALVGQATGRKFRIGEKINIRVVAANLAKRQLDYDLDGELAAAGGREFRPGRREEGREGGRDRKKKKQRQGQQQPWQPREKKPFTPPVAVPAVSLEIPEEPVVDQVIAETHVVDVTTPTPVAPATTPEQETSFVKKTKKKSGAKNGEPVSTTPVQEETKATPAVEKPVDKTPAAKKETAEKPVTKAKAAKKPASVEAPVAKAVEEKVPAEPASKAPAKKAAAKKATEIKAPASKAAPKETATTKAPAKKAAAKKAAVAKAPAPKAAAEKATATKAPAKKAAAKKAAVAKAPAPKAAAKKATATKAPAKKAAAKKAAVAKAPAPKAAAKKATVTKAPAKKAVTGKSTPAKKKTKK, encoded by the coding sequence ATGAGTAAGAAAAAGAAAGATAAAAAACACCACCCCGTTCAGAAGAAAACCTTCAAAGGGGTAGTGGAACTGACAAGGTCTGGTATGGCCTTCGTAATTGTACCTGGTCTTGCCAAAGACATCATGGTAAAGCAGAAAAACCTACAAACTGCACTCGATAAAGATGAAGTACTGGTAGACGTTATAAAACAAGGCCGTGGCGATGGCCGCCAGGAAGGCATTATAACGGACGTCCTTAAACGTAATAAAACAGAATTTACCGGCACCCTACAGGTCAGCAAAAGCTTTGGCTTCCTGATTACCGAAAAGGGTATGTTTATGCCAGACATCTATATCCCCGCCAATTCCCTGAAAAATGGGAAAAGCGGTGACAAAGCTGTAGTGAAGATCGTAGCCTGGGGCGAAAAATCCCGTAAGCCGGTAGGTGAAGTCATCGAAATACTCGATGCCAGCGATACCAACGATCTGGCCATGAAGGAAATCCTCATTGAAGCAGGATTCCCGCTCAGCTTCCCTTCAGAAGTAATGACAGAACTGGCTGCACTGAAGGAGGAAATAACGGAAACGGAAGTACGTAAACGTAAGGATTGCAGAAATATTCTCACCTTCACCATCGACCCGATTGATGCAAAAGACTTTGACGATGCTATCTCCATACGCCTGCTGAAAAACGGGTTGTATGAGATCGGTGTGCATATTGCCGATGTCAGCCACTATGTGATACCAGGCACCGAGCTGGATAAGGAAGCTGATAAACGGGCTACCTCCGTATATCTGCCTGACCGCGTACTGCCCATGCTCCCGGAAAAAATCTCCAACGAACTGTGCTCCCTGCGCCCGCATGAAGATAAACTGACCTTCTCCGCCATCTTCCAGATGAATGAAAAAGGTGAGGTGAAACAACACTGGATAGGAAGGACCATTATCCATTCCAATCACCGGTTTACCTATGAAGACGCCCAGGAGATAATCGAGAAGAAGGAAGGCCCTTATGAAAAAGAGGTACTGCTGCTCAACAAAATAGCTCAGAAACTGCGTCAGGAGAGATTTACCCGTGGTGCTATCAACTTCTCCTCCCAGGAGGTGCGGTTTAAGCTCGATGAAAAAGGTAAGCCCATTGGCATTGTGATCAAGGAAAGCAAGGAAGCACACCAGCTGATCGAAGAGTTTATGTTGCTGGCCAACAGAACGATCGCCGGCTATGTGTCTAAAATACGGATCAATAAACAGCCGGTTCCTTTCCCATACCGCGTACACGATACCCCCGACACCGACAAACTGAAGGTATTTACCTCCTTTGCTGGTAAGTTCGGTTATAAGTTTGACACAAGCAGTCCGGAAAGTATTGCCCGCTCTTTCAATAAGATGTTACAGCTGGTACAGGGTAAACCCGAACAGCATGTACTGGAAACACTGGGTATCCGTACCATGGCTAAAGCCATATATACGGTAGAGAATATCGGGCACTATGGCCTTGGCTTTGAGGATTACTGTCACTTTACCTCTCCGATACGCCGTTATCCGGATGTGCTCGTACACCGTGTGGTGGCGGAATGTCTGGCCGGCGATATCCGTCCCGACAAACAGATGGAGAAAAAGTGCAAGCACGATTCAGAGATGGAAAGAAAGGCCATGGAGGCAGAAAGAGCTGCCAACAAGTACAAACAGGTGGAATACATGCAGCAATACATCGGTCACACATTTGAAGGTGTGATCAGTGGTGTGGCACACTTTGGCTTCTGGGTGGAAACCGTAGATACCAAGTGTGAAGGCCTGGTGAGCGTGCATAACCTCAACCGCAAAGAAGAATATGTATTCAACGAAGCGGAATACGCGCTGGTGGGACAAGCCACCGGCCGTAAGTTCCGGATCGGTGAAAAAATAAATATCCGTGTGGTAGCTGCCAACCTGGCCAAACGCCAGCTGGACTACGACCTGGATGGCGAACTGGCCGCAGCAGGTGGTCGTGAATTCAGGCCTGGCCGCAGGGAAGAGGGTAGAGAAGGAGGTCGTGACCGCAAGAAGAAAAAACAAAGACAAGGACAACAGCAGCCATGGCAGCCCAGAGAGAAAAAGCCATTCACTCCACCGGTAGCAGTACCGGCCGTCTCTCTGGAAATACCGGAAGAACCAGTAGTAGACCAGGTGATCGCCGAAACACATGTGGTGGATGTTACCACTCCAACTCCGGTAGCGCCTGCAACCACACCTGAACAGGAAACTTCCTTCGTGAAAAAGACGAAGAAAAAATCTGGTGCTAAAAACGGTGAACCTGTTAGCACTACACCTGTGCAGGAGGAGACAAAAGCTACACCTGCAGTAGAAAAACCGGTAGATAAAACACCGGCTGCCAAAAAGGAAACGGCCGAAAAGCCTGTCACTAAAGCCAAAGCAGCTAAAAAGCCAGCTTCAGTTGAAGCGCCCGTCGCTAAAGCAGTAGAGGAGAAGGTTCCGGCAGAACCAGCCAGCAAAGCGCCTGCTAAAAAAGCTGCTGCCAAAAAAGCAACGGAGATTAAAGCACCAGCTTCCAAAGCCGCTCCTAAAGAAACAGCAACCACCAAAGCTCCAGCTAAAAAGGCTGCTGCTAAAAAAGCAGCTGTAGCTAAAGCACCAGCTCCCAAAGCCGCCGCCGAAAAAGCCACAGCCACCAAGGCTCCAGCTAAAAAGGCTGCTGCCAAAAAAGCAGCTGTAGCTAAAGCGCCAGCTCCCAAAGCCGCCGCCAAAAAAGCCACAGCCACCAAGGCTCCGGCTAAAAAGGCTGCCGCCAAAAAAGCCGCTGTAGCTAAAGCACCGGCCCCCAAAGCCGCCGCTAAAAAAGCAACTGTTACCAAAGCTCCTGCTAAAAAAGCTGTCACTGGGAAATCAACGCCGGCAAAAAAGAAAACAAAGAAATAA